From the Flavimarina sp. Hel_I_48 genome, one window contains:
- a CDS encoding VOC family protein, which translates to MENNITSKGGLDTLVFYNIAFVVSNIEDSIQWYTDTLGFKLIIKQAIPVPEGKMEMAFMEGAGMKIEMIENSNNQLIDSIRKDAKTDAAPTVIGSKALVFYVDDLNATTRELEDKGVNFLWKERYLAGDSLLCTMILDIDDNRINIFQRNTIA; encoded by the coding sequence ATGGAAAACAACATAACATCAAAAGGAGGATTAGACACATTAGTATTTTATAATATTGCCTTTGTCGTATCTAATATTGAAGATTCAATACAATGGTATACTGATACTTTAGGCTTTAAATTGATAATAAAACAAGCTATTCCAGTTCCAGAAGGAAAAATGGAAATGGCTTTTATGGAAGGCGCAGGTATGAAAATTGAAATGATTGAAAATTCAAATAACCAATTGATTGATTCCATTAGAAAAGATGCAAAAACTGATGCAGCACCTACAGTAATTGGTTCAAAGGCATTAGTATTTTATGTAGACGATTTAAATGCAACAACCAGGGAACTTGAAGATAAAGGAGTTAATTTTTTATGGAAAGAGCGCTATTTAGCAGGGGACAGCCTTCTTTGTACAATGATTTTAGATATTGATGATAACCGCATCAATATATTCCAAAGAAACACCATTGCCTAA